A region from the Manihot esculenta cultivar AM560-2 chromosome 13, M.esculenta_v8, whole genome shotgun sequence genome encodes:
- the LOC110629036 gene encoding monoacylglycerol lipase ABHD6: MAKCFSFTASRDSCYRHSFTKGGLKSSTTDLGDGTVMHCWVPKIHVPSKPSLLLIHGFGANAMWQFNYFIPPLKSKFNLYVPDLLFFGDSYTTRPERTEAFQAQCVMALMDALNVRNMDLVGLSYGGFVAYSMAALFKERVGRVVLGCAGVCLEEKDMEEGMFQVKTVDEAISLLLPQTPEKVRQLMRLSFHKPPQTAPSCFLNDFIEVMCTEYRQERKELIQALHKDRKLSNLPKISQPTLIIWGEYDQVFPLELAHRLKRHIGENAELVIIKNAGHALNAEKPKEMYKHMKSFLIDTPPPTKQENYTNGHKAD; the protein is encoded by the exons ATGGCCAAGTGTTTTAGCTTCACTGCTTCCCGAGACTCCTGTTATCGCCACTCCTTCACTAAGGGGGGCCTCAAATCCTCCACCACCGATCTCGGCGATGGTACCGTCATGCACTGCTGGGTCCCCAAAATTCACGTCCCCTCTAAGCCTTCGCTGCTCTTGATTCACGGCTTCGGCGCCAACGCAATGTGGCAGTTCAACTACTTCATCCCTCCTTTGAAGTCTAAATTCAATCTCTACGTCCCTGACCTCCTCTTCTTCGGCGATTCCTACACGACCCGACCCGAGCGGACCGAGGCGTTTCAGGCCCAATGTGTCATGGCTCTTATGGATGCGCTTAATGTTAGGAACATGGATCTCGTGGGGCTAAGTTACGGTGGTTTTGTCGCCTACAGTATGGCGGCGCTGTTCAAGGAGCGCGTCGGGCGAGTGGTGCTGGGATGCGCTGGAGTGTGCTTGGAAGAAAAGGATATGGAGGAAGGGATGTTTCAAGTGAAGACTGTGGATGAGGCCATCAGTCTTTTGTTGCCTCAGACTCCCGAGAAAGTTAGACAGTTGATGCGATTGTCGTTTCATAAGCCTCCACAGACTGCTCCGTCTTGTTTTCTGAACGATTTTATCGAG GTGATGTGCACAGAATATCGTCAAGAGAGGAAAGAACTGATTCAGGCACTACACAAGGATAGAAAGCTGTCTAATCTTCCCAAGATAAGCCAG CCTACGCTCATAATCTGGGGAGAATATGATCAGGTCTTCCCACTCGAGTTGGCACATAGATTAAAAAG GCACATTGGTGAAAATGCAGAATTGGTGATTATAAAAAATGCGGGGCATGCACTTAATGCAGAGAAGCCTAAAGAGATGTACAAGCACATGAAATCTTTCCTCATTGACACTCCACCTCCTACTAAGCAAGAAAACTACACAAATGGTCACAAAGCAGATTGA